One window from the genome of Spirosoma rhododendri encodes:
- a CDS encoding PAS domain-containing sensor histidine kinase, producing the protein MTDHQSSFDSSRNLHQQLDIDFVLQAAGLGVWDFDPVSGLVNWDKRSQALYGIAETNFIPYEQAIQYIHPDDMQRVNAAVEQSLDPQSDGIYDQTYRTIGVDDGVVRWVRFQGRAYFTAAGDLQRLAGVAQEVTQQVVAHRKLEESEAKLRSLIAAAPAGIGLFVGRDLVIEYPNQTFIDIVGKGPGVEGLPLREAMPELLSEGQPFLTILDEVFTTGVPFISPASLVKIVQNGVLNDNYYNISYTPIRDVTGQVYAILDIAIDVTEQVLAQQALAEKEAVLNSAVELAELGTFSVDVTTQVITTSPRVASWFGFESLAADAEAFINGVGQADRGLVRDSLANALRPGLDGRYDVVHSIVHARTGQQVIIHALGRVYTDVAGNPVRLEGTAQDITIQREQQLFLEQQVQERTDELAAANEELIASNEELAAINEELGASNEEYVSINEELEESNSLLVRSNDNLQTFAYVASHDLQEPLRKIQQFGDLLKTRLGDSIGAEELGYLERMRVAAGRMSTLIRDLLSFSRISTQRNSDDTVSLRVLINNVLDVLDMAITNTGAQVQIDELPTVPGDTSQLGQLFQNLISNALKFRRPGVEPRIQIRSQRINAVELPPSVRPIRRTAYYERIEVVDNGIGFEEKYLDRIFQVFQRLHGKSQYEGTGVGLAICEKVITNHGGAITASSQPGQGATFSVYLPV; encoded by the coding sequence ATGACCGACCACCAATCGTCGTTTGATTCCTCCCGCAACTTACACCAGCAGTTAGACATTGATTTTGTCCTTCAAGCAGCCGGACTCGGCGTCTGGGATTTTGATCCAGTCTCAGGTCTGGTCAATTGGGACAAGCGGAGCCAGGCCCTGTACGGAATTGCTGAAACCAATTTCATTCCCTACGAGCAGGCGATTCAGTATATTCATCCCGATGATATGCAGCGCGTTAACGCAGCTGTAGAGCAGTCACTAGATCCTCAGTCAGATGGGATCTATGACCAGACCTATCGCACCATTGGGGTAGATGATGGAGTGGTGCGGTGGGTACGTTTTCAAGGAAGAGCTTATTTCACAGCGGCTGGTGATTTACAGCGCCTTGCGGGTGTGGCTCAGGAAGTGACTCAGCAGGTGGTAGCTCACCGGAAACTGGAGGAGAGCGAAGCCAAGTTGCGGAGCCTGATTGCGGCAGCCCCCGCTGGTATCGGCCTTTTCGTGGGGCGCGATCTGGTGATCGAATACCCCAACCAGACCTTTATTGATATTGTCGGTAAGGGCCCCGGCGTGGAAGGCTTACCCCTGCGGGAAGCCATGCCCGAACTGCTTAGCGAGGGACAGCCCTTCCTGACCATTCTGGACGAGGTGTTCACTACGGGTGTGCCGTTTATATCTCCGGCATCGCTGGTCAAGATTGTGCAGAACGGGGTACTCAACGACAATTATTACAACATTTCCTACACGCCCATTCGGGACGTCACCGGTCAGGTGTACGCCATCCTCGATATTGCCATTGACGTCACCGAGCAGGTTCTGGCCCAGCAGGCCCTGGCGGAGAAAGAAGCGGTCTTAAACAGCGCCGTCGAACTGGCCGAACTAGGCACGTTTAGCGTGGACGTAACCACCCAGGTCATCACCACCTCCCCCCGCGTAGCCAGCTGGTTTGGCTTCGAAAGCCTGGCCGCTGACGCAGAAGCGTTTATCAACGGGGTGGGCCAGGCTGACCGCGGGCTGGTACGCGATAGTCTGGCAAACGCCCTGCGGCCGGGCTTAGACGGGCGCTACGACGTGGTCCATTCAATCGTTCACGCCCGGACTGGACAGCAAGTCATCATTCACGCCCTGGGCCGGGTTTATACCGATGTTGCCGGGAATCCGGTCAGGCTGGAAGGCACCGCTCAGGACATAACCATCCAGCGGGAGCAGCAACTGTTTTTAGAGCAGCAGGTGCAGGAGCGTACCGATGAGCTGGCTGCGGCAAACGAAGAGTTGATTGCCTCAAACGAGGAGTTAGCCGCCATCAATGAAGAACTGGGTGCCTCCAATGAAGAATATGTTTCGATCAACGAAGAACTGGAAGAGTCGAATAGCCTGCTGGTCCGCTCCAACGACAACCTGCAAACCTTCGCCTACGTGGCCAGCCACGACTTGCAGGAACCCCTGCGCAAGATTCAGCAGTTTGGCGATCTGCTCAAAACACGCCTGGGCGACTCGATTGGTGCCGAAGAGTTAGGTTATCTGGAGCGGATGCGGGTGGCGGCTGGCCGGATGTCGACGCTGATTCGGGACCTTTTGAGCTTCTCACGCATTTCCACTCAGCGCAATAGCGATGACACAGTATCCCTCCGGGTACTAATCAACAACGTGCTGGACGTACTGGACATGGCGATTACCAATACGGGTGCCCAGGTGCAAATCGACGAGCTTCCGACGGTACCGGGTGATACCTCCCAGCTGGGCCAATTGTTTCAAAACCTGATTAGTAACGCCCTCAAGTTCCGTCGGCCCGGGGTCGAGCCCCGTATTCAGATCCGCAGTCAGCGAATAAACGCCGTGGAGTTACCACCATCCGTCAGGCCCATCCGGCGAACGGCCTACTACGAACGCATTGAGGTAGTCGATAACGGCATTGGCTTCGAGGAGAAGTACCTGGACCGCATCTTTCAGGTCTTTCAGCGGCTGCACGGCAAGAGCCAGTATGAGGGGACGGGCGTGGGCCTGGCCATCTGCGAGAAAGTGATAACCAATCACGGGGGCGCCATTACGGCCAGTAGTCAGCCGGGGCAAGGAGCCACCTTCAGCGTGTACCTACCTGTTTGA
- a CDS encoding PAS domain-containing sensor histidine kinase, whose translation MADLTNSPESTFEAENRRLTFALAAAGVGTWDLDIANQRVWWDDRCKQLYGVEREYVVPYQDVLSYIHPDDRARVDQAVQRAIQPASGGAYDIEFRTAGAGKKPLRWLHCRGQAYFDPQGQPIRFAGTAQDITERILAEQRTASAQQQILHSFAESPVGIALIDRHELRFQMANALYGRLVGREPDQLVGKPLLEALPELKGQGFDDLLRQVLASGTPFAASEVAVDLIRQGQLETIYVDFNYQPRREAGTIVGVLVVATDVTSQVRSRRVIEQKESQLRSLVDSAPFPIGVYVGPYLTIQLANSALIAIWGKGSDVIGRPYAEVLPELNPAIIAQLLGVYATGQPVYQRGQRIDLLVDGQWQSMYFDYSFTPLRDDDNQVYGVMSTAFDVTPAIQVRQALQRSEQRFRALVEEAPVATCLFTGPTMQIEVANRPMIAVWGKDESVLGKALVDAVPELKGQPFLAILDEVFRTGQPYSSRNARAELEVDGVLGTYYFDFVYKPLVDSTGVVYGIMDMAIDVTEQVLAHQAIEASESRYRLLAAELDQRVTERTQELLHANQDLSRSNENLLQFAYIASHDLQEPLRKIQSFSTLLEERFGANLGEDGRDLLERMRSAGSRMSQLIKDLLVFSRISTRQQAFGLVSLSDIMKAVLTTLELLIDERDAQVAIGDLPVINGDESQLSQLLQNLLTNALKFTRPDQRPVITVTACRCERSALPVQLRPNSPVNQFWQLDVTDQGIGFEQKYTDRIFQVFQRLHGKQQYAGTGVGLAICQRVVENHGGCIVARSEPGQGATFTVYLPA comes from the coding sequence ATGGCTGATCTGACTAACTCGCCCGAGTCTACGTTTGAAGCTGAAAATAGACGACTGACCTTTGCCCTGGCAGCGGCCGGGGTAGGGACCTGGGACCTGGATATTGCCAACCAGCGTGTCTGGTGGGACGACCGTTGTAAGCAGCTCTACGGCGTCGAGCGGGAATACGTGGTGCCTTATCAGGATGTACTATCGTACATACACCCCGATGACCGGGCGCGTGTCGATCAGGCGGTGCAGCGCGCCATTCAGCCGGCCTCCGGCGGGGCCTACGACATTGAGTTTCGCACGGCCGGTGCTGGCAAGAAGCCGCTGCGCTGGCTGCACTGCCGGGGGCAGGCTTATTTTGATCCGCAGGGCCAGCCAATCCGGTTCGCCGGCACCGCACAGGACATAACCGAACGGATACTGGCCGAGCAAAGGACAGCCTCCGCCCAGCAGCAGATCCTGCATTCGTTTGCCGAATCGCCGGTTGGTATTGCCCTTATCGATCGGCATGAACTAAGGTTTCAAATGGCTAACGCCTTATATGGGCGGCTGGTGGGCCGGGAGCCCGACCAGCTGGTAGGTAAGCCGCTGCTGGAGGCCTTGCCTGAACTGAAGGGCCAGGGTTTCGATGACCTACTCCGGCAGGTGCTGGCCAGCGGCACCCCGTTCGCGGCCAGCGAAGTCGCCGTCGATTTGATTCGGCAGGGTCAGCTCGAAACGATCTACGTTGATTTTAACTACCAGCCCCGGCGGGAAGCCGGTACGATTGTGGGTGTACTGGTTGTCGCTACGGACGTAACCAGCCAGGTACGATCCCGGCGGGTTATCGAGCAGAAAGAAAGTCAGCTGCGTAGTCTGGTCGACAGTGCGCCCTTTCCGATCGGCGTGTACGTAGGTCCCTACCTAACGATTCAGCTGGCCAATTCTGCCCTGATCGCTATCTGGGGTAAGGGATCCGACGTAATTGGCAGACCGTACGCGGAGGTCCTGCCTGAACTAAATCCGGCTATCATCGCCCAGTTACTGGGGGTCTATGCCACCGGGCAACCCGTTTACCAGCGGGGTCAGCGCATCGATCTGCTGGTGGACGGGCAGTGGCAATCGATGTATTTCGATTACAGCTTTACCCCCCTGCGGGATGACGATAACCAGGTATATGGGGTTATGAGTACGGCGTTCGATGTAACGCCTGCTATTCAGGTTCGGCAGGCCCTGCAACGCAGTGAACAGCGGTTTCGGGCCCTGGTGGAAGAAGCCCCCGTGGCTACCTGCCTGTTTACCGGACCTACGATGCAGATCGAAGTGGCCAATCGGCCCATGATTGCTGTATGGGGTAAAGATGAGTCCGTACTAGGCAAAGCCCTCGTCGACGCGGTACCGGAACTGAAGGGGCAGCCCTTTCTGGCTATACTGGATGAGGTATTCAGAACGGGGCAGCCTTACTCGTCCCGCAACGCCCGGGCGGAACTGGAAGTCGACGGTGTGCTGGGTACCTACTACTTCGACTTCGTATACAAGCCCCTGGTTGATTCGACCGGTGTGGTGTACGGTATCATGGACATGGCCATTGACGTTACCGAGCAGGTACTGGCCCACCAGGCGATCGAAGCGAGCGAAAGTCGTTACCGGCTGCTGGCTGCCGAACTGGACCAGCGCGTAACTGAACGCACCCAGGAGCTGCTCCACGCTAATCAGGACCTGAGCCGATCCAATGAGAACCTACTACAGTTTGCCTACATTGCCAGTCACGATTTGCAGGAGCCACTGCGTAAGATTCAATCCTTCAGTACGTTGCTGGAAGAGCGTTTCGGCGCCAACCTGGGCGAGGACGGGCGTGACCTGCTGGAACGGATGCGTTCGGCAGGGTCCCGGATGTCGCAATTAATTAAAGATTTGCTCGTCTTTTCCCGCATTTCAACGCGTCAGCAAGCCTTTGGGTTGGTATCACTCAGCGACATCATGAAGGCTGTATTGACGACACTGGAGCTTTTGATTGACGAACGCGATGCTCAGGTGGCTATCGGCGATCTGCCCGTGATTAATGGCGACGAGTCGCAACTGAGCCAGCTCCTGCAGAACCTGTTGACCAACGCCCTGAAATTTACCCGGCCCGACCAGCGGCCGGTGATCACCGTGACGGCTTGCCGTTGCGAACGTAGTGCACTGCCGGTTCAGTTGCGCCCAAACAGTCCGGTTAACCAGTTTTGGCAGCTCGACGTAACCGATCAGGGTATCGGTTTCGAGCAGAAATACACGGATCGTATTTTCCAGGTTTTTCAACGCCTGCATGGGAAACAGCAGTATGCCGGAACGGGCGTAGGCCTGGCAATCTGCCAGCGCGTAGTCGAAAATCATGGCGGTTGTATCGTCGCCCGCAGTGAACCGGGGCAAGGTGCAACATTCACCGTTTACCTACCTGCCTAA
- a CDS encoding KilA-N domain-containing protein, giving the protein MNSQIIKFSYEGQEVEFDTSDPKLMVNATEVAKIFGKLTADFFRLDQTKAFINECLNYGNSHNSDGEKNGHSRFLGINNQDDLYTSRRRSGTWMHRILALKFAAWLDPRFELWVYLTIDQIIQGQHPLPIELLAERKQILNERNFDVEEAKRTEAELLESDVFRRWQEQQGRIKSSNTKLKAFDRKVMVQLDMFSKPPVKQE; this is encoded by the coding sequence ATGAATAGTCAAATAATCAAGTTCTCTTACGAAGGACAGGAGGTCGAGTTCGACACTAGTGATCCAAAACTGATGGTTAATGCAACCGAGGTGGCAAAAATTTTCGGCAAGCTAACGGCCGATTTTTTTCGCTTGGATCAGACTAAAGCATTCATCAACGAGTGTCTGAATTATGGGAATTCCCATAATTCAGACGGCGAAAAAAACGGGCATTCCCGTTTTTTAGGTATCAATAACCAAGATGATTTATACACGTCACGACGACGCTCTGGCACATGGATGCACCGAATTCTTGCGCTAAAATTTGCTGCCTGGCTTGACCCACGCTTTGAATTATGGGTGTACCTGACCATCGATCAAATTATCCAAGGTCAGCATCCTCTACCAATTGAGCTACTGGCCGAGCGAAAGCAGATTCTGAACGAACGCAATTTCGATGTAGAAGAGGCCAAACGAACGGAAGCTGAATTGTTGGAGAGCGATGTATTCCGTCGCTGGCAGGAACAACAAGGCCGAATCAAGTCAAGCAATACGAAGCTAAAAGCCTTTGACAGAAAGGTGATGGTTCAACTGGATATGTTTTCTAAGCCGCCAGTCAAGCAGGAGTAA
- a CDS encoding response regulator yields the protein MSIHPIIFVDNDEDEDMLIGGMLRDLAPTHPLLRFSTAAAALAHLKVGNSQPFLILCEINLPGMNGLELRKALLADEKLRKKAIPFIFLTNPISPVTVEEVYELQVQGLLEKKLTLTEQRHDLQLIIAYWSHCRRPNT from the coding sequence ATGTCTATACACCCAATTATCTTCGTCGACAATGATGAAGACGAGGATATGTTGATTGGTGGTATGCTTCGGGATCTTGCGCCGACTCATCCATTACTTCGTTTTTCTACGGCTGCCGCAGCCTTGGCCCATTTGAAGGTGGGTAATTCCCAGCCCTTTCTGATCCTTTGCGAAATCAACCTGCCGGGCATGAATGGCTTGGAATTACGGAAGGCTCTGCTGGCCGATGAGAAGCTAAGGAAAAAAGCAATTCCGTTTATTTTCCTGACCAATCCAATCAGTCCGGTCACTGTTGAAGAGGTTTACGAATTGCAGGTCCAGGGCTTGCTGGAGAAAAAGCTAACGTTAACTGAGCAGCGCCACGATCTCCAGTTAATCATTGCTTATTGGTCCCACTGCCGACGTCCCAATACATAA